The Vanessa cardui chromosome 9, ilVanCard2.1, whole genome shotgun sequence genome has a window encoding:
- the LOC124532375 gene encoding uncharacterized protein LOC124532375 isoform X1: protein MRKITKAYLVVYVFSTCLHYFIKLKMYFKCVLLFFLIYISASPTIASSNDCNEFTITVDEIVNVNDISTFERDSFGILNNLTKQCRSLNIAIELDLYRNEKTSKYYIDLYGDDLHKINITYPINDEVSEEVDLTSNIPELFENPRNNPTTHEYDEVDTYEHETTTDYQYYTTDVEATTEVTTTNTSGIVTNDDADISDAKKLKKEDSGRTAIIAVASVAAVASVAVVSYFIAEMIKTMLQSGSFRFPDPNA, encoded by the exons ATGAGGAAAATCACGAAGGCATATTTAGTTGTGTACGTTTTTAGCACAtgcttacattattttattaaattaaaaatgtattttaaatgtgttcTATTATTTTTCTTG ATTTATATATCAGCCTCTCCAACCATAGCTTCGAGCAACGATTGTAACGAGTTTACAATAACAGTCGATGAGATTGTCAATGTCAATGATATAAGTACATT TGAGCGTGATAGCTTTGGCATATTAAACAACCTTACAAAGCAATGCAGATCTCTAAACATAGCTATCGAGTTGGATTTATATAGAAATGAAAAAACATCAAAGTATTATATAGATTTGTACGGAGATGATTTACATAAAATCAACATCACATATCCAATAAATGACGAAGTAAGCGAAGAAGTTGATTTAACTTCAAATATACCTGAACTATTTGAAAATCCACGTAACAATCCAACCACTCATGAATATGATGAAGTAGACACATACGAACATGAAACAACAAcagattatcaatattatacaacGGATGTTGAAGCAACTACTGAAGTAACTACGACAAATACAAGTGGTATAGTTACAAATGATGATGCTGATATATCAGATGCTAAGAAGTTAAAGAAAGAAGATAGTGGCAGGACTGCGATTATTGCAGTTGCTTCTGTGGCAGCTGTCGCGTCAGTTGCAGTTGTTTCGTACTTTATAGCTGAGATGATAAAAACGATGTTACAATCAGGAAGTTTTC GTTTCCCCGACCCCAACGCATAA
- the LOC124532375 gene encoding uncharacterized protein LOC124532375 isoform X2, translated as MPIYISASPTIASSNDCNEFTITVDEIVNVNDISTFERDSFGILNNLTKQCRSLNIAIELDLYRNEKTSKYYIDLYGDDLHKINITYPINDEVSEEVDLTSNIPELFENPRNNPTTHEYDEVDTYEHETTTDYQYYTTDVEATTEVTTTNTSGIVTNDDADISDAKKLKKEDSGRTAIIAVASVAAVASVAVVSYFIAEMIKTMLQSGSFRFPDPNA; from the exons ATGCCT ATTTATATATCAGCCTCTCCAACCATAGCTTCGAGCAACGATTGTAACGAGTTTACAATAACAGTCGATGAGATTGTCAATGTCAATGATATAAGTACATT TGAGCGTGATAGCTTTGGCATATTAAACAACCTTACAAAGCAATGCAGATCTCTAAACATAGCTATCGAGTTGGATTTATATAGAAATGAAAAAACATCAAAGTATTATATAGATTTGTACGGAGATGATTTACATAAAATCAACATCACATATCCAATAAATGACGAAGTAAGCGAAGAAGTTGATTTAACTTCAAATATACCTGAACTATTTGAAAATCCACGTAACAATCCAACCACTCATGAATATGATGAAGTAGACACATACGAACATGAAACAACAAcagattatcaatattatacaacGGATGTTGAAGCAACTACTGAAGTAACTACGACAAATACAAGTGGTATAGTTACAAATGATGATGCTGATATATCAGATGCTAAGAAGTTAAAGAAAGAAGATAGTGGCAGGACTGCGATTATTGCAGTTGCTTCTGTGGCAGCTGTCGCGTCAGTTGCAGTTGTTTCGTACTTTATAGCTGAGATGATAAAAACGATGTTACAATCAGGAAGTTTTC GTTTCCCCGACCCCAACGCATAA